In Triticum aestivum cultivar Chinese Spring chromosome 5B, IWGSC CS RefSeq v2.1, whole genome shotgun sequence, the following proteins share a genomic window:
- the LOC123112501 gene encoding probable sarcosine oxidase, with the protein MAAQPAERSFDVIVVGAGIMGSCAAHAAASRGARVLLLEQFDLLHQRGSSHGESRTIRATYPQPHYPPMVRLSRRLWDDAQRDSGYAVLTPTPHLDLGPRDDPAFVASVANGGATVLAPAAADAPRPAWAEAFRVPDGWAAASSELGGVMKATKAVAMFQALAAKLGAVVRDRAEVVDVARQGEGTTTIVVKTATGEEFHGAKCIITVGAWTSKLVKSVTGADLPVQPLHTLICYWKVKPGHERELTTEAGFPTFASYGVPYIYSTPSMEYPGLIKIAMHGGPPCDPDGRDWAIGPGEDGLVEPVARWIDEVMPGHVETAGGPVVRQACMYSMTPDEDFVIDFLGGEEFGRDVVVGAGFSGHGFKMGPAVGRILAEMALDGESGTAAEAGVELRHFGIRRFDGNPTGNARSY; encoded by the exons ATGGCTGCGCAGCCGGCCGAGCGGTCGTTCGACGTGATCGTGGTGGGCGCGGGCATCATGGGCAGCTGCGCGGCGCACGCGGCGGCGTCCCGGGGCGCGCGCGTGCTCCTGCTCGAGCAGTTCGACCTGCTGCACCAGCGCGGCTCCTCGCACGGCGAGTCCCGCACCATCCGCGCCACCTACCCGCAGCCGCACTACCCGCCCATGGTCCGCCTCTCGCGCCGCCTCTGGGACGACGCGCAGCGGGACTCCGGGTACGCCGTGCTCACGCCCACCCCGCACCTCGACCTGGGCCCGCGGGACGACCCGGCGTTCGTCGCCTCCGTCGCCAACGGCGGCGCCACCGTGCTCGCCCCGGCTGCGGCGGACGCGCCACGGCCGGCGTGGGCGGAGGCGTTCCGGGTGCCGGACGGGTGGGCGGCGGCGAGCAGCGAGCTGGGCGGGGTGATGAAGGCGACCAAGGCGGTGGCCATGTTCCAGGCGCTGGCCGCCAAGCTGGGCGCCGTCGTGAGGGACAGGGCGGAGGTCGTCGACGTCGCCAGGCAAG GAGAAGGAACGACGACGATCGTGGTGAAGACAGCTACCGGCGAGGAGTTCCACGGCGCCAAGTGCATCATCACGGTGGGCGCGTGGACGAGCAAGCTGGTCAAGTCCGTCACCGGCGCCGACCTGCCGGTGCAGCCGCTGCACACCCTCATCTGCTACTGGAAGGTGAAGCCCGGGCACGAGCGCGAGCTCACGACGGAGGCCGGCTTCCCGACGTTCGCGAGCTACGGCGTCCCCTACATCTACAGCACGCCGTCGATGGAGTACCCGGGGCTGATCAAGATCGCCATGCACGGCGGGCCGCCGTGCGACCCGGACGGCCGGGACTGGGCCATCGGCCCGGGCGAGGACGGGCTGGTGGAGCCCGTGGCGCGGTGGATCGACGAGGTGATGCCGGGCCACGTGGAGACCGCGGGCGGGCCGGTGGTCCGACAGGCGTGCATGTACTCCATGACGCCCGACGAGGACTTCGTGATCGACTTCCTGGGCGGCGAGGAGTTCGGGAGGGACGTGGTGGTCGGCGCCGGGTTCTCCGGCCACGGGTTCAAGATGGGCCCCGCGGTGGGGAGGATCCTGGCCGAGATGGCGCTGGACGGCGAGTCGGGGACGGCCGCGGAGGCCGGCGTGGAGCTCCGGCACTTCGGCATCCGGCGGTTCGACGGCAACCCGACGGGGAACGCCAGGAGTTACTGA